A portion of the Physeter macrocephalus isolate SW-GA chromosome 15, ASM283717v5, whole genome shotgun sequence genome contains these proteins:
- the PEX2 gene encoding peroxisome biogenesis factor 2 isoform X1, with amino-acid sequence MERKDRKRKERREGGEREKKEEEVPKTFREGMASRDENMKRTNRVLRISQLDALELNKALEQLVWSQFTQCFHGFKPGLLARFEPEVKAFLWLFLWRFTVYSKSATVGQSVLNIQYRNDFSPNLRYQPLSKNQKLWYAVCTIGGKWLEERCYDLFRNRHVASFRKAKQCVNLVVGLLKLGRLINFLIFLQRGKFATLTERLLGIRSVFCRPQNVREVGFEYMNRELLWHSFAEFLIFLLPLVNIQKLKAKLSSWCIPLTRAPSSDSTLATSGRQCSLCGEWPTMPHTIGCEHVFCYYCVKSSFLFDVSFACPKCGTEVHSLQPLKSGIEMTEVNAL; translated from the exons atggaaagaaaagataggaaaagaaaggaaaggagagagggaggagagagagagaagaaagaggaagaagttcCAA AGACCTTCAGAGAAGGCATGGCTTCCAGAGATGAGAATATGAAGCGGACAAACAGAGTGCTAAGAATAAGCCAGTTGGACGCACTTGAACTAAACAAGGCCCTGGAGCAACTCGTTTGGTCCCAGTTTACCCAGTGCTTTCATGGATTTAAGCCAGGGCTGTTAGCCCGCTTTGAACCAGAGGTGAAAGCATTCTTGTGGCTTTTCTTGTGGAGATTCACCGTCTACTCTAAAAGTGCCACCGTGGGACAGTCAGTTTTGAATATTCAGTACAGGAACGATTTTTCCCCAAACCTGAGATACCAGCCACTGAGCAAAAATCAAAAGCTCTGGTATGCCGTCTGTACAATCGGTGGGAAGTGGTTAGAAGAACGATGCTACGATTTGTTTCGAAACCGTCACGTAGCATCCTTCAGGAAAGCCAAGCAGTGCGTGAATCTCGTGGTTGGACTCTTGAAGCTGGGCAGGTTGattaatttcttgattttcctTCAAAGGGGCAAGTTCGCAACTTTGACCGAGCGTCTGCTGGGCATCCGTTCTGTATTTTGCAGGCCCCAAAATGTCCGAGAAGTAGGCTTTGAGTATATGAATAGAGAACTCCTCTGGCACAGCTTTGCCGAGTTTCTGATTTTCCTCTTACCACTTGTCAATATCCAGAAGTTGAAAGCCAAGCTCTCTTCGTGGTGTATCCCTCTGACCAGAGCTCCAAGCAGTGACAGCACACTGGCCACCAGCGGCAGACAGTGTTCTCTGTGTGGGGAGTGGCCCACCATGCCTCACACCATAGGCTGCGAGCATGTTTTCTGTTACTACTGTGTGAAGAGTAGCTTCTTATTTGATGTGTCCTTTGCTTGTCCTAAGTGCGGCACAGAGGTCCACAGCCTGCAGCCACTGAAATCAGGAATTGAGATGACGGAAGTGAATGCCCTTTAG
- the PEX2 gene encoding peroxisome biogenesis factor 2 isoform X2, with the protein MASRDENMKRTNRVLRISQLDALELNKALEQLVWSQFTQCFHGFKPGLLARFEPEVKAFLWLFLWRFTVYSKSATVGQSVLNIQYRNDFSPNLRYQPLSKNQKLWYAVCTIGGKWLEERCYDLFRNRHVASFRKAKQCVNLVVGLLKLGRLINFLIFLQRGKFATLTERLLGIRSVFCRPQNVREVGFEYMNRELLWHSFAEFLIFLLPLVNIQKLKAKLSSWCIPLTRAPSSDSTLATSGRQCSLCGEWPTMPHTIGCEHVFCYYCVKSSFLFDVSFACPKCGTEVHSLQPLKSGIEMTEVNAL; encoded by the coding sequence ATGGCTTCCAGAGATGAGAATATGAAGCGGACAAACAGAGTGCTAAGAATAAGCCAGTTGGACGCACTTGAACTAAACAAGGCCCTGGAGCAACTCGTTTGGTCCCAGTTTACCCAGTGCTTTCATGGATTTAAGCCAGGGCTGTTAGCCCGCTTTGAACCAGAGGTGAAAGCATTCTTGTGGCTTTTCTTGTGGAGATTCACCGTCTACTCTAAAAGTGCCACCGTGGGACAGTCAGTTTTGAATATTCAGTACAGGAACGATTTTTCCCCAAACCTGAGATACCAGCCACTGAGCAAAAATCAAAAGCTCTGGTATGCCGTCTGTACAATCGGTGGGAAGTGGTTAGAAGAACGATGCTACGATTTGTTTCGAAACCGTCACGTAGCATCCTTCAGGAAAGCCAAGCAGTGCGTGAATCTCGTGGTTGGACTCTTGAAGCTGGGCAGGTTGattaatttcttgattttcctTCAAAGGGGCAAGTTCGCAACTTTGACCGAGCGTCTGCTGGGCATCCGTTCTGTATTTTGCAGGCCCCAAAATGTCCGAGAAGTAGGCTTTGAGTATATGAATAGAGAACTCCTCTGGCACAGCTTTGCCGAGTTTCTGATTTTCCTCTTACCACTTGTCAATATCCAGAAGTTGAAAGCCAAGCTCTCTTCGTGGTGTATCCCTCTGACCAGAGCTCCAAGCAGTGACAGCACACTGGCCACCAGCGGCAGACAGTGTTCTCTGTGTGGGGAGTGGCCCACCATGCCTCACACCATAGGCTGCGAGCATGTTTTCTGTTACTACTGTGTGAAGAGTAGCTTCTTATTTGATGTGTCCTTTGCTTGTCCTAAGTGCGGCACAGAGGTCCACAGCCTGCAGCCACTGAAATCAGGAATTGAGATGACGGAAGTGAATGCCCTTTAG